One Rhodococcus sp. P1Y DNA window includes the following coding sequences:
- a CDS encoding NADP-dependent oxidoreductase, whose amino-acid sequence MTRAAVATAFGGPEVVRIIDEALAKPAAGQVLVEVKAIGVNPIDYKLYSGAFGSDQSTLPLHLGSEASGVVVAVGNITTGPGGPISVGDEVIVSGAKGAYADKLLVPADAVLPKPASLSWEAAAGLLVVAGTSYDTLEVTGVKAGETVLVHGAAGGVGSIVVQQAKARGARVIGTARAVNHNVLRGYGAEPVEYGDGLLERVKELAPGGVDVAIDTVGTDEAIDVSLALVDKARLVTIAAFGRAAEEGFPSVGGGNPQSAERRKKARLDLVAAAGDGEFEVTIAKTFPLEDTAKAHEELKSEHPRGKFILIP is encoded by the coding sequence ATGACACGAGCAGCGGTAGCAACAGCGTTCGGCGGACCCGAGGTCGTACGGATAATCGACGAGGCGCTCGCAAAGCCTGCGGCAGGGCAGGTACTCGTCGAGGTGAAGGCCATCGGCGTCAACCCCATCGACTACAAGCTCTACAGCGGAGCGTTCGGGTCGGATCAGTCGACCCTGCCTCTCCATCTCGGAAGTGAAGCAAGTGGCGTCGTTGTCGCAGTCGGCAACATAACGACAGGTCCGGGCGGGCCGATCTCCGTCGGCGACGAGGTCATCGTCTCCGGAGCGAAAGGTGCGTACGCGGACAAGCTCCTCGTGCCGGCCGACGCCGTTCTACCCAAGCCTGCGTCTCTCTCATGGGAGGCCGCGGCAGGTCTTCTGGTCGTGGCGGGAACGTCGTACGACACGTTGGAGGTCACCGGCGTGAAGGCTGGTGAGACGGTGCTCGTGCACGGCGCAGCAGGAGGCGTCGGATCGATCGTCGTTCAGCAGGCCAAGGCCCGCGGCGCTCGCGTGATCGGTACTGCTCGCGCTGTCAACCACAATGTGCTCCGCGGGTACGGTGCGGAGCCCGTCGAGTACGGAGACGGATTGCTCGAACGTGTGAAGGAACTCGCGCCAGGTGGCGTCGACGTCGCCATCGACACGGTGGGCACCGACGAGGCAATCGACGTGTCCCTGGCTCTCGTCGACAAGGCGCGCCTCGTTACCATCGCAGCATTCGGTCGCGCGGCCGAGGAGGGGTTCCCGTCCGTCGGTGGCGGAAACCCGCAGAGTGCGGAGAGGCGGAAGAAGGCACGCCTCGATCTTGTCGCCGCCGCGGGCGACGGCGAGTTCGAAGTCACGATCGCCAAGACGTTCCCGCTGGAGGACACGGCCAAGGCGCATGAGGAACTGAAATCCGAGCACCCGCGCGGAAAGTTCATTCTGATTCCGTAG